In Pelmatolapia mariae isolate MD_Pm_ZW linkage group LG13, Pm_UMD_F_2, whole genome shotgun sequence, a genomic segment contains:
- the prr18 gene encoding proline-rich protein 18, with amino-acid sequence MPFPPISLHQRISSPGRELFGKKKANGVPPQTEQTSKSCGERGGSDKEKQPTSWASANLRNLGRKPQQDKNKSPTQKPGAGQETQGKPSWLMVPKPQDSSEGVRRSSSMDSTRQLSGKEEGKKEIQFTLSLTPEAILVIQKRNLEKQMMAKQQKCCAGTDFRHRRVFPSKKTHGGSKGCAPAAKAETAEQDITAIVKISLLNDQYKYDDVEYEDEDGDVDETVVRKCKEWLKGVENAAALGKVDKLSALPHLKGC; translated from the coding sequence ATGCCTTTTCCACCCATCAGCCTCCACCAGCGGATCTCATCGCCTGGCAGGGAACTATTCGGGAAAAAGAAAGCCAACGGAGTGCCTCCTCAGACTGAGCAAACCAGCAAATCTTgcggagagagaggggggtcgGATAAGGAGAAACAGCCCACATCTTGGGCATCGGCGAATTTAAGGAACTTGGGGCGAAAACCCCAGCAGGACAAAAATAAAAGCCCCACTCAGAAGCCCGGTGCCGGACAAGAGACCCAGGGAAAGCCCTCGTGGTTGATGGTGCCCAAACCTCAGGATTCATCTGAAGGAGTCAGGCGCTCCAGCTCCATGGACTCCACGAGACAACTCAGTGGAAAAGAGGAAGGGAAGAAGGAAATTCAATTTACACTCAGTCTCACCCCCGAAGCCATTCTTGTCATCCAAAAACGGAATctagaaaaacaaatgatggCAAAGCAACAAAAGTGTTGCGCCGGCACCGATTTTCGGCACCGGCGAGTTTTTCCATCCAAAAAGACGCACGGGGGGTCCAAGGGCTGCGCGCCGGCCGCCAAAGCGGAGACCGCGGAGCAGGACATCACCGCCATCGTTAAAATATCTCTGCTGAATGACCAATACAAGTACGATGATGTGGAGTATGAAGACGAGGACGGGGATGTGGATGAGACTGTTGTAAGGAAATGCAAAGAGTGGCTAAAAGGGGTCGAAAATGCCGCTGCTTTGGGAAAAGTCGACAAACTTTCCGCACTTCCGCACCTCAAAGGCTGTTGA